The proteins below come from a single bacterium genomic window:
- a CDS encoding RNA methyltransferase: MARSASKNVTIEGVRPVIEALRAGRRQVYDVILPSGGVRSSPGQRQLEALLRERGIPATRKSGVGVSARVDVFPEEPFESLLGSEHAPLLVALDRVTDVGNLGSIARSAEVAGASGLILEDRHSPPIGGGALRASAGALEHLRVGRAPNLRRALEFARSEGFAILIGELDGLPIERIDEPLLCGPLIWVFGSEDRGPRPSVRELASQRVSIPVEGRVESLGVAAAAAHLLLRTAEVRRKS, translated from the coding sequence ATGGCGCGATCTGCCTCAAAGAACGTCACGATCGAAGGGGTTCGCCCGGTGATCGAAGCACTCCGAGCCGGTCGGCGGCAGGTGTACGATGTGATTCTGCCCTCTGGGGGCGTCCGCTCGAGCCCGGGACAGCGGCAGCTCGAGGCGCTCTTGCGGGAACGGGGCATTCCCGCGACGCGAAAATCGGGGGTGGGGGTCAGCGCTCGAGTCGATGTCTTCCCCGAAGAGCCCTTCGAGTCCCTGCTGGGCAGCGAACACGCGCCACTTCTGGTCGCGCTCGATCGCGTGACGGATGTCGGGAATCTGGGCTCGATTGCGCGCTCGGCGGAGGTGGCCGGTGCGAGTGGTCTGATTCTGGAAGATCGCCACTCTCCGCCGATCGGTGGCGGAGCGTTGCGGGCCAGTGCCGGGGCGCTGGAGCATCTGCGGGTCGGACGGGCCCCAAATCTCCGCCGCGCACTCGAATTCGCTCGCTCGGAGGGCTTCGCGATCCTGATCGGCGAGCTCGATGGACTCCCGATCGAGCGGATCGATGAGCCTCTGCTCTGTGGTCCCTTGATATGGGTTTTCGGCTCCGAGGATCGCGGGCCGCGGCCCTCGGTCAGAGAACTGGCCAGTCAGCGCGTTTCGATTCCGGTGGAAGGTCGAGTGGAGTCACTCGGCGTGGCCGCCGCCGCAGCCCATCTCCTTTTGCGCACGGCGGAAGTCAGGCGAAAGAGTTGA